A single Phragmites australis chromosome 4, lpPhrAust1.1, whole genome shotgun sequence DNA region contains:
- the LOC133914126 gene encoding serine/threonine-protein kinase STY13-like, giving the protein MDSITATGGAGRSRSFGGGSSTRTGAGDADVFVRAGVDNEVYVRADKIDLKNLDVQLEKTRSKVWLEHQRSAPPRPQPLLEWEIDLAKLDIQNQIAHGTFGVVYRGTYDGHDVAVKVLDWGQEGQDTAAKHREAFEKEVVVWQKLDHPNVTKFVGASTGTSQLKIPKKGSSAGAGGRAVPSECCVVVVEFQHGGTLKTLLYNHRDKKLPYKKVVQLALDLARGLSYLHSKKIVHRDVKAENMLLDRKRTLKIADFGVARVEAGSEMTGQTGTLGYMAPEVLQGQSYDHKCDVYSFGILLWETYCCAMAYPNYSLADISYHVVKLGIRPDIPRCCPRALADIMARCWDGNPDNRPEMSEVVAQLERIGTASGKGMTPVDDVAQGCSCFGFPRSA; this is encoded by the exons ATGGACTCCATCACGGCCACCGGCGGCGCTGGCCGCAGCCGCAGcttcggcggcggcagcagtaCAAGGACCGGGGCCGGCGATGCTGATGTGTTCGTGAGGGCGGGGGTGGACAACGAGGTGTACGTGCGGGCGGACAAGATCGACCTGAAGAACCTGGACGTGCAGCTGGAGAAGACGCGGTCCAAGGTGTGGCTGGAGCACCAGCGGtccgcgccgccgcggccgcagcCGCTGCTCGAGTGGGAGATCGACCTCGCCAAGCTCGACATCCAGAACCAGATCGCGCACGGCACGTTCGGCGTCGTCTACCGCGGCACCTACGACGGCCACGACGTCGCAG TGAAGGTGCTGGACTGGGGGCAGGAGGGGCAGGACACGGCGGCGAAGCACCGCGAGGCCTTCGAGAAGGAGGTCGTCGTCTGGCAGAAGCTTGACCACCCCAACGTCACCAAG TTTGTGGGTGCATCGACGGGGACGTCCCAGCTGAAGATCCCCAAGAAGGGCtcctccgccggcgccggcggccgcgcCGTGCCTAGCGAGTGCTGCGTGGTCGTCGTGGAGTTCCAGCACGGCGGCACGCTGAAGACGCTGCTGTACAACCACCGCGACAAGAAGCTGCCGTACAAGAAGGTCGTCCAGCTCGCGCTCGACCTCGCCAGAGG GCTGAGCTACCTGCACTCGAAGAAGATCGTGCACCGGGACGTGAAGGCGGAGAACATGCTGCTGGACCGGAAGCGGACGCTGAAGATCGCCGACTTCGGGGTGGCGCGCGTGGAGGCGGGGAGCGAGATGACGGGGCAGACGGGCACGCTGGGCTACATGGCGCCGGAGGTGCTGCAGGGGCAGTCGTACGACCACAAGtgcgacgtgtacagcttcggcATCCTGCTGTGGGAAACCTACTGCTGCGCCATGGCCTACCCCAACTACAGCCTCGCCGACATCTCTTACCACGTCGTCAAGCTG GGGATCCGGCCGGACATCCCGCGGTGCTGCCCTCGAGCGCTGGCGGACATCATGGCGCGGTGCTGGGACGGGAACCCGGACAACCGGCCGGAGATGTCGGAGGTGGTGGCGCAGCTGGAGAGGATCGGCACCGCCAGCGGCAAGGGCATGACGCCCGTCGACGACGTCGCGCAGGGGTGCTCCTGCTTCGGCTTCCCCCGCAGCGCCTAG